The Tenacibaculum sp. MAR_2010_89 genome has a window encoding:
- a CDS encoding endonuclease/exonuclease/phosphatase family protein, translated as MKKLSIINPLLLFINSILATALLLSYLLPYISPKTVPALTIFSLFVPFLVLTNLGFLIYWLIKLHKNTLLSAFVLLIGWFVAPPLLKFSNKEIVLTNDLKVMSYNVRMFNYYKWNDDVTTEQKIYEFINNESPDVISLQEFYQSDLLDIKLPYKYIKTKSATNKFGLAIYSKHPIVNSGSLNFKNSANNTIFIDIVKNMDTIRIYNAHLESLKINPNKENFGEKSSERLFKRLSNGFKKTGKSNRKYY; from the coding sequence GTGAAAAAGCTTTCAATTATAAACCCTCTTTTACTTTTTATTAATTCGATATTAGCAACCGCTTTGTTATTATCTTATTTACTGCCTTACATTTCACCAAAAACAGTACCCGCATTAACCATTTTTAGCTTATTTGTACCTTTCCTTGTACTAACTAATTTAGGATTCCTTATTTACTGGTTAATTAAGCTTCATAAAAACACACTTTTATCAGCTTTTGTTTTACTTATAGGCTGGTTTGTAGCTCCGCCTCTTCTTAAATTTTCTAACAAGGAGATAGTTCTTACTAATGATTTAAAAGTAATGAGTTATAATGTAAGGATGTTTAATTATTACAAGTGGAATGATGATGTTACTACTGAACAAAAAATTTATGAGTTTATAAATAATGAATCTCCAGATGTTATTTCACTACAAGAGTTTTATCAATCAGATTTATTAGATATTAAACTTCCTTATAAATATATAAAAACAAAATCTGCTACTAATAAATTTGGTCTTGCTATTTATTCAAAACATCCAATTGTAAATTCGGGTTCTTTAAATTTTAAAAATAGCGCTAACAATACAATTTTTATTGATATTGTAAAAAACATGGATACCATACGTATATATAATGCACACCTCGAATCTTTAAAAATTAATCCTAATAAAGAAAATTTTGGAGAAAAGAGTTCTGAACGTTTATTCAAACGTTTATCTAACGGATTTAAAAAAACAGGTAAGTCAAACCGAAAGTATTATTAA
- a CDS encoding endonuclease/exonuclease/phosphatase family protein, with protein sequence MCGDFNNTSYSWVYRKLSKNKKDAFIEGGLGSGKTFRYIYPMRIDFILTDKSAVINQFKTYNDNKLSDHYPIMSRLNW encoded by the coding sequence ATGTGCGGTGATTTTAATAATACTTCTTACTCATGGGTATATCGAAAATTATCAAAAAACAAAAAAGATGCTTTTATTGAAGGAGGTTTGGGTTCTGGAAAAACCTTTCGTTATATATACCCTATGCGAATTGACTTTATTTTAACAGACAAAAGTGCTGTTATAAATCAGTTTAAAACATACAATGACAATAAACTTTCTGACCACTACCCTATTATGAGTCGTTTAAATTGGTAA
- a CDS encoding geranylgeranyl reductase family protein — protein MKHYDVAVIGSGPSGASTAFHLAKKGISTVIIEKETLPRYKTCGGGFVFRGRKNLPFEIDEVVEKEFHTVDIYLGDKLHFKTHREDPTISMIMRDSFDNLITQKAKEFGATLLENHKLKGLSFEGNLITLETSQGNITANFVIAADGALSPTAKMAGWKEDTRKLIPALEYEVEVSDEDFERLSKEVRFDIDAIPYGYAWSFPKKNHLSIGVASARRTKINLKKFYQEYMETLGITNVISESQHGFQIPVSPRTDGFVKNNVFLIGDAAGFADPITAEGISNAIYSGKLAAEAIIESNKNNELAGKLYIEKIEENLLPEIKTGLWLSKWFYEQKTVRNILLKKFGQQFSEAMADVFHGDRSYPKDIKKTIKQRIKDLVF, from the coding sequence ATGAAACATTACGATGTAGCTGTAATTGGTAGTGGCCCTTCAGGCGCTTCAACAGCTTTTCATTTAGCTAAAAAAGGAATTTCAACTGTTATTATAGAAAAAGAAACGTTACCACGTTATAAAACTTGTGGTGGTGGTTTTGTTTTTAGAGGACGTAAAAATTTACCTTTTGAGATTGACGAAGTAGTTGAAAAAGAATTTCATACTGTTGATATTTATTTAGGTGACAAACTACATTTTAAAACTCATAGAGAAGATCCAACTATTTCTATGATTATGCGTGACTCTTTTGATAATCTTATTACTCAAAAAGCAAAAGAATTTGGAGCTACTTTATTAGAAAATCACAAGTTAAAAGGATTATCTTTTGAAGGTAATCTAATCACTTTAGAAACATCACAAGGTAATATTACTGCTAATTTTGTAATTGCTGCTGATGGTGCTTTAAGCCCTACAGCTAAAATGGCTGGTTGGAAAGAAGATACTCGAAAATTAATTCCAGCTTTAGAGTATGAGGTTGAAGTTTCTGATGAAGATTTTGAACGTTTATCAAAAGAAGTTCGTTTTGATATTGATGCTATTCCTTATGGATACGCATGGAGTTTCCCTAAAAAAAATCATTTATCTATAGGAGTTGCTTCTGCTAGAAGAACTAAAATTAATTTAAAAAAGTTTTACCAAGAATATATGGAAACACTTGGTATTACAAATGTAATTAGTGAATCTCAACACGGGTTTCAAATTCCTGTATCTCCTCGTACTGATGGTTTTGTTAAAAACAATGTCTTTTTAATTGGAGATGCTGCAGGTTTTGCTGACCCTATAACCGCTGAAGGTATTTCTAATGCAATTTACAGTGGGAAATTAGCTGCTGAAGCTATTATTGAAAGTAATAAAAATAATGAGCTTGCTGGTAAATTATATATAGAAAAAATAGAAGAAAACTTATTACCAGAAATTAAAACTGGTTTATGGCTTTCTAAATGGTTTTACGAACAAAAAACAGTTAGAAATATTTTACTAAAAAAATTCGGTCAACAATTTAGTGAAGCAATGGCTGATGTGTTTCATGGTGACAGAAGTTATCCTAAAGACATTAAGAAAACAATTAAACAACGAATTAAGGATTTAGTATTCTAA
- a CDS encoding amidohydrolase family protein, whose translation MKNKFLRVLALVISSVPLCAQTYITNVTIVDVEKQRLVSNQTVEITDDIITSIKSSKKIKIPSKGKIIDGTGKFLFPGLTDAHIHFFQSGGLYTRPDVIDLRKDLPYHKEIKNSHTKMENKMQRYLQNGITNVIDVGATYNLLKARDKYKENKKSPSVYMTGPLLTTYLPKAYKNLKNDAPFNLVKTKEDGVKMVEEQLAYKPDFIKIWYIVGTDGLSKEESARKNLPIVKAIIDKAHENNLKVAVHASQRITAQLAVENGCDFLVHSVDDEELKDDFVQLLLKKKTVLCPTLVVYDGYMNTLGQKIKMSHHELEKADPDQLGSLLDLKHLPDTLLIKRYKKSVNSKASIARSKKSRSIMMTNLKKLSDAGVLIATGTDAGNIGTLHASSYLAELKAMHKSGMNNWQLITASTINGAKVLNKEKEFGTVSVGKKANLILLDANPIENIENITKINKVINKGEVFTPSKILQTTPADLAQRQLNAYNLRDIDAFLEPYADDVEVYNYPNKLQYKGKETMRKGYAQMFKNTPNLHCELVSRISQGNIVIDKERVQFGNRILEAVAIYHIENNKIKKVYFIQ comes from the coding sequence ATGAAAAATAAGTTTTTAAGAGTGTTGGCTCTAGTAATTTCATCTGTGCCACTGTGTGCACAAACCTATATTACAAATGTTACAATAGTTGATGTAGAAAAACAAAGATTAGTATCTAATCAAACTGTAGAAATTACAGATGATATTATTACTTCGATTAAATCTAGTAAAAAAATAAAAATACCTTCTAAAGGGAAAATAATAGACGGAACAGGAAAATTTTTATTTCCTGGATTAACTGATGCTCATATCCACTTTTTTCAAAGTGGAGGACTCTATACACGACCAGATGTAATAGACTTGCGAAAAGACTTGCCTTATCATAAAGAAATAAAAAATTCTCACACTAAAATGGAGAATAAAATGCAACGATATTTACAGAATGGGATTACAAATGTAATAGATGTTGGAGCAACTTATAATTTATTAAAAGCAAGAGATAAGTATAAAGAAAATAAGAAGAGTCCTTCTGTTTATATGACAGGACCTTTGTTAACAACATATTTACCTAAAGCCTATAAAAACTTAAAAAACGATGCTCCTTTTAATTTAGTAAAAACTAAAGAAGATGGAGTTAAAATGGTAGAAGAACAATTAGCATACAAGCCTGATTTTATTAAAATTTGGTATATAGTTGGTACTGATGGACTTTCAAAAGAAGAGAGTGCGCGAAAAAATTTACCAATAGTAAAAGCAATTATAGATAAAGCTCATGAAAATAATTTGAAAGTTGCAGTTCACGCTTCTCAAAGAATTACGGCTCAGTTGGCGGTAGAAAACGGATGTGATTTTTTAGTGCATAGTGTGGATGATGAAGAGTTAAAAGATGATTTTGTTCAGTTATTGTTAAAAAAGAAAACAGTTCTTTGTCCAACATTAGTAGTGTATGATGGTTATATGAACACATTAGGACAAAAGATAAAAATGAGTCATCATGAGTTAGAAAAAGCAGATCCTGATCAATTAGGGTCGTTACTTGATTTAAAACACTTACCAGATACTCTACTTATAAAACGTTATAAGAAAAGTGTTAATTCCAAAGCAAGTATTGCTCGCTCTAAAAAAAGTAGGTCAATAATGATGACTAATCTTAAAAAGTTGTCTGATGCAGGAGTTTTAATAGCTACAGGAACTGATGCAGGAAATATTGGAACGTTACATGCTTCTTCTTATTTAGCAGAATTAAAAGCGATGCATAAAAGTGGAATGAATAATTGGCAATTAATAACTGCGTCTACTATAAATGGTGCTAAAGTTCTTAATAAAGAAAAAGAATTCGGAACCGTTAGTGTTGGAAAAAAAGCAAACCTTATTTTATTAGATGCGAATCCAATTGAAAATATAGAGAATATAACCAAGATTAATAAAGTGATAAACAAAGGAGAGGTTTTTACACCTTCTAAAATACTTCAAACCACTCCTGCTGATTTAGCACAAAGGCAATTAAATGCTTATAACTTAAGAGATATTGATGCCTTTTTAGAACCATATGCAGATGATGTTGAGGTATATAATTATCCAAATAAATTACAATATAAAGGTAAAGAAACAATGAGAAAAGGATATGCTCAAATGTTTAAAAACACACCGAACTTACATTGTGAATTAGTTAGTAGAATTAGTCAAGGAAATATTGTAATAGATAAGGAGCGTGTTCAGTTTGGAAATAGAATATTAGAAGCAGTTGCTATATATCACATAGAAAATAATAAAATTAAAAAAGTTTACTTTATTCAATAA
- a CDS encoding T9SS type A sorting domain-containing protein, with translation MKQYYFLVVVFCYASFLTAQNVSIPDANFKAYLVGNKTINTNGDNEIQVSEAKAHNGLIWCMNKNITNLTGIEAFTSLTELNCSNNQLTSLDVSKNVALKNLYCDNNKLTSLNVSGATELNRLKCPINKLGSLDISKNTKLTWLDCNTNQLANLDVSKNTLLEGLSFWRNELTDIDVSKNIAVYFLRCSDNQLTSLDVSKNKALDRLWCNKNYIKSIDVSNASKLTWLNCTDNKLTSLNLKNGNNSNMIMWADINPNLTCIQVDDKNTTKPSCNKNGNAGWCIDSTASYSEDCNTASQNVSISDANFKKYLLSNTSININGDSEIQITEAERFTETIDCSFRSIRSLKGIEAFINLTGLTCWGNQLRSIDISKNIKLTNLQCFRNLITNLDVSKNKLLTKLVCSDNYLSSLNVANNTALTELFCYNNQLRSIDVSNNKELINLYCYKNRLKTLNVSSNKKLKALSCYENQLTTLEVKGTTSLVSLYCMENQLTSLDVSNNKLIQNLNCGDNKLVNLNVKNGNNGRIRTMFANNNSNLICIEVDNKQATYPTCYTGTNYRGWCKDTTASYSETCTATANIDDVFTQRILIAPNPVNNKLSINFSKVDKIKSISVFNILGEELIKSKEVIIDFTNLPSGIYLLKIENTNSKVALKKVLKE, from the coding sequence ATGAAACAGTATTACTTTTTAGTAGTAGTATTTTGCTATGCTTCTTTTTTAACTGCTCAAAACGTTTCTATTCCTGATGCCAATTTTAAAGCATATTTGGTAGGAAATAAAACTATAAACACTAATGGAGATAATGAGATACAAGTGAGTGAAGCGAAAGCCCATAATGGACTTATTTGGTGTATGAATAAAAATATTACTAACCTAACCGGTATTGAAGCATTTACTTCATTAACAGAATTAAACTGTTCAAATAATCAATTAACAAGTTTAGATGTTTCAAAAAATGTAGCTTTAAAAAACTTGTATTGTGATAACAATAAACTTACGAGTTTAAATGTTTCTGGAGCTACTGAATTAAATAGGTTAAAATGCCCTATAAATAAATTAGGAAGTTTAGATATTTCAAAAAACACAAAACTTACTTGGCTAGATTGTAATACAAATCAACTTGCAAACCTAGATGTTTCAAAAAACACCTTATTAGAAGGATTAAGTTTTTGGAGAAATGAGCTTACTGATATTGACGTTTCAAAAAATATTGCAGTGTATTTTTTAAGATGTTCTGATAATCAGTTAACTAGTTTAGATGTTTCAAAAAACAAGGCTTTAGATAGATTATGGTGTAATAAAAATTATATAAAAAGTATTGATGTTTCTAATGCTAGTAAATTAACTTGGTTAAATTGTACAGATAATAAGTTAACTAGTTTAAATTTAAAAAATGGGAACAATAGCAACATGATTATGTGGGCTGATATTAATCCAAATTTAACCTGTATTCAGGTAGATGATAAAAATACAACAAAACCTAGCTGTAATAAAAATGGGAATGCTGGCTGGTGTATAGATAGTACAGCTAGTTATAGTGAAGATTGTAATACTGCATCTCAAAATGTAAGTATTTCTGATGCTAATTTTAAAAAATACTTATTAAGTAATACTAGTATTAATATAAATGGCGATTCCGAAATTCAAATAACCGAAGCAGAGAGGTTTACAGAAACAATTGATTGTTCTTTTAGAAGCATTAGATCATTAAAAGGGATTGAAGCTTTTATTAATTTAACGGGGTTAACTTGTTGGGGAAATCAATTAAGAAGTATAGATATTTCTAAGAATATAAAATTAACCAATTTACAATGCTTTCGAAATTTAATAACAAATTTAGATGTTTCAAAAAATAAGTTACTAACAAAGTTAGTATGTTCTGATAATTATTTAAGCAGCTTAAATGTTGCAAATAATACTGCTTTGACTGAACTATTTTGCTATAATAACCAATTAAGAAGTATAGATGTTTCTAATAATAAAGAATTAATAAATTTATACTGTTATAAAAACAGGCTGAAAACTCTTAATGTTTCTAGTAATAAAAAATTAAAAGCATTATCTTGTTATGAAAATCAATTAACAACTCTAGAAGTAAAAGGTACTACAAGTTTAGTTAGTTTATATTGTATGGAAAATCAACTAACCAGTTTAGATGTTTCTAATAATAAATTAATTCAAAATTTAAATTGTGGAGATAACAAATTAGTGAATTTAAATGTTAAGAATGGTAATAATGGTAGGATAAGAACAATGTTTGCTAATAATAATTCAAACTTAATATGTATTGAAGTAGATAATAAACAGGCTACTTATCCTACATGTTATACAGGAACAAATTACAGAGGTTGGTGTAAAGATACTACAGCTAGTTACAGTGAAACTTGTACTGCTACAGCTAATATTGATGATGTTTTTACTCAAAGAATTTTAATAGCTCCTAATCCAGTAAATAACAAGTTGTCTATTAATTTTTCTAAGGTAGATAAAATTAAAAGTATTAGTGTATTTAACATCTTAGGAGAAGAGCTCATAAAAAGTAAAGAAGTGATTATTGATTTTACAAATTTACCTAGTGGAATCTATTTATTAAAAATAGAAAACACCAATAGTAAAGTGGCTTTAAAAAAAGTATTAAAAGAATAA
- a CDS encoding FRG domain-containing protein, which produces MAIGNIADFVKELQNIPKMKNYELFFRGHSDLNYGLEPSIYRNKRLISNENKLFKEFILRTPSDFLNEKSALEKLVKMQHYGLPTRLLDITTNPLVALYFASSSKGKRDGKVVAFKVPKKDIKYYDSDTVSVIANIAKRPSSFSVEKIRDLSTKEFNDEIGYLIHEIKEEKSYFQSIINPEDIERVVAVKVKQSNNRIIKQSGAFLIFGIDGHKTKPAKIPNEWILNLDSTGVDFNINNDSKENIINELNVLGINESTLFPELENQAKYLKKYYG; this is translated from the coding sequence ATGGCAATAGGAAATATAGCAGATTTTGTAAAGGAATTACAGAATATTCCAAAAATGAAGAACTATGAGCTCTTTTTCAGAGGGCACTCTGATTTGAATTATGGTTTAGAACCAAGCATTTATAGAAATAAAAGATTAATATCTAATGAAAATAAACTGTTCAAAGAATTTATTTTAAGAACCCCTTCAGATTTTTTAAATGAGAAAAGTGCTTTAGAAAAACTAGTGAAAATGCAACACTATGGTTTACCCACACGACTGTTAGATATTACAACTAACCCGCTTGTTGCTTTATACTTTGCAAGCAGCAGTAAAGGAAAAAGAGATGGAAAAGTAGTTGCTTTTAAAGTACCTAAGAAAGATATCAAATATTACGACAGTGATACCGTAAGTGTTATTGCTAACATTGCTAAAAGACCTAGCTCTTTTTCAGTTGAGAAAATAAGGGATTTAAGTACTAAAGAGTTTAACGATGAAATAGGATACTTGATTCACGAAATTAAAGAAGAGAAATCTTACTTTCAATCAATAATCAATCCTGAAGACATTGAACGAGTTGTTGCTGTGAAAGTAAAACAGAGTAATAATAGGATAATTAAACAAAGTGGTGCTTTTTTAATATTTGGTATTGACGGACATAAAACCAAACCAGCTAAAATACCCAATGAATGGATATTAAATCTTGATTCAACAGGTGTAGATTTCAACATTAACAACGATAGTAAAGAAAATATAATCAACGAATTAAATGTATTAGGAATTAATGAGTCTACCTTGTTCCCTGAACTTGAAAATCAAGCAAAATACCTTAAGAAGTACTATGGGTAA
- a CDS encoding YgcG family protein, whose protein sequence is MKAVIKICALLLIFNLQSCKNLVQNTKNQQLTTVFDFSTIEKFRNSKSKGLFINDYDNLFTTVQINELSDIIYNYNLKTTRQIVLVTIDNITPYTDIQKYATDLSNYWGVGTSEKNNGLTILLCKSCKKITIVTGTGTQLILTDEICKKVIDEKIIPEFKQGNYYTGLKNGLLELIDKW, encoded by the coding sequence ATGAAAGCAGTTATTAAAATATGCGCCCTTTTATTAATTTTCAACTTACAGTCTTGTAAAAATCTAGTTCAAAATACTAAAAATCAACAATTAACGACTGTGTTTGATTTCTCAACCATTGAGAAATTTAGGAATTCTAAATCTAAAGGATTATTTATTAACGATTACGATAACCTATTTACTACTGTTCAAATAAACGAACTTTCAGATATTATTTATAACTATAATTTAAAAACAACACGACAAATAGTACTTGTAACCATTGACAATATTACCCCATATACTGATATTCAAAAATACGCTACCGATTTATCAAACTATTGGGGTGTTGGAACTTCTGAAAAAAATAATGGCCTTACAATCTTACTATGTAAATCTTGTAAAAAAATCACCATTGTAACTGGTACCGGTACTCAATTGATTTTAACTGATGAAATTTGTAAAAAAGTAATCGATGAAAAAATAATCCCTGAATTTAAACAAGGAAATTATTATACTGGTTTAAAAAATGGACTACTTGAATTAATTGATAAGT